In uncultured Cohaesibacter sp., a genomic segment contains:
- a CDS encoding transcription antitermination factor NusB has product MAARAGALRLIHAVLSEKALLDDAYAHELAEGPLRKLTGNDRAFAKRIATTVLQHLGEIDTLLARFMERGIPKKSGPLRNILRIGTAELLFLNTPPHAVVDCAVSHYRTWRKYAGFKGLTNAVLRRVSKEGPDELASIDPAKANLPDWMYKALTSTYGTDATTAMMAQYARQLIPLDLSLKDPASADAWAERLGAEKMPTGSLRLASHERVDLLEGYAEGAWWVQDAAATLPVQMFGDIAGRKVLDLCAAPGGKTMQLAARGADVTALDISAKRLARIEENLQRVGLKAELVEGDVLKKTFDEKWPFILLDAPCSATGTVRRHPELVHQRSPEDIAHFSKLQAKMLDHVAELLAPDGVMVFCTCSLQPEEGPGLIADFLMNNPDFGIDPLTAEEMPQLAPFIEPDGSLRTRPDFWPEAGGMDGFFAIRLHNYAPS; this is encoded by the coding sequence ATGGCCGCACGTGCAGGCGCCCTGCGCCTCATCCACGCCGTATTGAGCGAAAAGGCCTTGCTGGACGATGCCTATGCCCATGAGCTGGCCGAAGGCCCCTTGCGCAAGCTGACCGGCAATGATCGGGCCTTTGCCAAACGGATTGCCACCACCGTGTTGCAGCATCTGGGCGAAATCGACACGCTGCTGGCCCGCTTCATGGAGCGCGGCATTCCCAAGAAGTCCGGCCCCTTGCGCAATATCCTGCGCATCGGTACCGCCGAGCTTCTGTTCCTGAACACGCCGCCCCACGCGGTGGTCGACTGTGCCGTGTCGCACTATCGCACCTGGCGCAAATATGCAGGCTTCAAGGGCCTGACCAACGCCGTATTGCGGCGGGTCAGCAAGGAGGGCCCCGACGAGCTCGCCTCCATCGATCCGGCCAAAGCCAATCTGCCCGACTGGATGTACAAGGCCCTGACCAGCACCTACGGCACTGACGCAACCACCGCCATGATGGCACAATACGCCAGACAACTGATTCCCCTTGATCTCAGTCTCAAGGATCCAGCCTCAGCTGATGCCTGGGCGGAACGCCTGGGCGCCGAAAAGATGCCGACCGGCAGCCTTCGTCTGGCCAGCCACGAGCGGGTTGACCTTCTGGAAGGCTACGCCGAGGGCGCATGGTGGGTGCAGGATGCAGCCGCAACACTGCCCGTCCAGATGTTCGGTGATATCGCAGGCCGCAAGGTGCTTGACCTCTGCGCTGCCCCCGGTGGCAAGACCATGCAGCTGGCAGCCCGTGGCGCCGATGTGACCGCCCTTGATATCTCCGCCAAGCGGCTTGCCCGCATCGAGGAAAACCTGCAGCGGGTCGGGCTCAAGGCCGAGCTGGTCGAGGGCGACGTGCTCAAGAAGACCTTTGACGAGAAATGGCCCTTCATCCTGCTCGACGCTCCCTGCTCGGCAACCGGCACCGTGCGGCGTCATCCCGAACTGGTCCATCAGCGCTCGCCCGAGGACATCGCCCATTTTTCCAAGTTGCAGGCAAAGATGCTCGACCATGTGGCAGAGCTGCTGGCTCCTGACGGGGTCATGGTCTTCTGCACCTGCTCGCTTCAGCCCGAAGAGGGGCCGGGCCTCATCGCCGATTTCTTGATGAACAATCCCGATTTCGGCATCGACCCGCTGACCGCCGAGGAAATGCCTCAACTCGCCCCGTTCATCGAACCGGATGGCAGTCTCAGAACCCGGCCGGATTTCTGGCCGGAGGCTGGTGGCATGGATGGCTTCTTTGCCATCCGGCTACACAACTACGCCCCCTCCTGA
- a CDS encoding heparinase II/III family protein gives MAALLRQCKRLPVRRPACNSRYVPRCPDRLLIAPQDLRTSDPTVAEDIYAGLFIFAGQVENCGTRSPFLHPAPSREWARELHGFRWLRHLRASNTSMTRSNARTLVEDWIRNSGKLDQEAWSIPVVSSRVLAWLNNSPLILQDADHDFYRAFLRALYLQVRFLRASYSGMPDNMDRLQLVIAELAGWLCFAGRERLARSVSRRLVKELSDQILPDGGHVSRNPLAIISILLELLPLRQTFLSRDMVPPEGMNLAIERMMPMLRFFRHPNGSFAHFNGAGATPADSLATILAYDDTRGAPVCDASFSGYQRMEAGQSVLIMDTGDTPPPEQSATAHAGTLSFEMSSGTAPMVVNCGTPAPQHEGWRELARSTAAHSTLVIQDHSTCKIAPKRFDLEGRPLICPETRTRYERFLDRGQETICASHDAYGPEFGIRHNRQIWLAIDGRRLDGRDEMEAIGKGITRAKDSFAIRFHLHPSVELEFSEDRDCVYLGLNNGEIWKFISQEVDPYIEESVYLSDIHGIRKTSQLVIYGHASHVPTVNWFFERVTRATR, from the coding sequence ATGGCGGCCCTGCTACGCCAGTGCAAGCGCCTCCCTGTGAGACGGCCAGCCTGCAACTCACGCTACGTCCCGCGCTGTCCCGATCGTCTGCTGATCGCGCCGCAGGATCTGAGAACCTCCGACCCGACTGTTGCCGAAGACATCTACGCTGGCCTGTTCATCTTTGCCGGTCAGGTGGAAAACTGTGGCACCCGCTCACCTTTTCTCCACCCGGCCCCGAGCCGAGAATGGGCCCGAGAGCTGCACGGCTTTCGCTGGCTGCGCCACTTGCGCGCCTCCAACACCTCGATGACCAGATCCAACGCCCGCACCCTGGTGGAAGACTGGATCAGGAATTCCGGCAAACTGGATCAGGAAGCCTGGTCCATACCGGTTGTCTCAAGCCGCGTTCTTGCCTGGCTCAACAATTCGCCGCTGATCCTTCAGGATGCCGATCACGACTTCTACCGGGCCTTCCTGCGGGCGCTCTATCTGCAGGTGCGCTTCCTGCGTGCCTCCTATTCCGGCATGCCCGACAACATGGACCGGCTGCAACTGGTCATCGCCGAACTGGCCGGATGGCTCTGCTTTGCCGGCAGGGAGCGGCTTGCCCGCTCGGTGTCGCGGCGGCTGGTCAAGGAACTCAGTGACCAGATCCTGCCCGACGGTGGCCATGTCTCGCGCAATCCGCTGGCCATCATTTCCATCCTGCTGGAGCTGCTGCCTCTGCGCCAGACCTTCCTGTCCCGCGACATGGTACCGCCGGAAGGGATGAATCTGGCCATTGAGCGCATGATGCCGATGCTGCGTTTCTTCCGCCACCCCAATGGCAGCTTCGCCCATTTCAACGGCGCCGGTGCAACGCCAGCCGATTCCCTTGCCACCATCCTGGCCTATGACGACACCCGCGGCGCGCCGGTCTGCGATGCTTCCTTCTCGGGCTACCAGCGCATGGAAGCGGGCCAGTCGGTGCTGATCATGGACACCGGCGACACCCCGCCACCGGAACAGTCGGCCACCGCCCACGCCGGAACCCTGTCATTCGAAATGAGCTCCGGAACCGCACCGATGGTGGTCAACTGCGGCACCCCCGCCCCCCAGCATGAAGGCTGGCGCGAGCTTGCCCGCAGCACGGCGGCCCATTCGACGCTGGTCATTCAGGATCATTCCACCTGCAAGATCGCGCCCAAGCGCTTCGATCTGGAAGGTCGCCCGCTGATCTGTCCAGAAACCAGAACCCGCTATGAGCGCTTTCTGGACCGCGGACAGGAAACCATCTGCGCCAGCCATGACGCCTATGGCCCCGAGTTCGGTATCCGCCACAACCGCCAGATCTGGCTGGCCATCGACGGCCGCCGCCTTGACGGGCGGGACGAGATGGAAGCCATCGGCAAGGGCATCACTCGCGCCAAGGACAGCTTTGCCATCCGCTTCCACCTGCATCCGTCCGTCGAGCTGGAATTCTCCGAAGACCGGGATTGCGTCTATCTGGGTCTCAACAATGGCGAGATCTGGAAGTTCATTTCCCAGGAAGTGGACCCTTACATAGAGGAAAGCGTCTATCTTTCCGACATTCATGGCATCCGCAAGACCAGCCAGCTGGTCATCTATGGCCACGCCAGCCATGTGCCGACCGTCAACTGGTTCTTCGAACGGGTTACCAGGGCGACCCGCTAA